Proteins from one Emys orbicularis isolate rEmyOrb1 chromosome 2, rEmyOrb1.hap1, whole genome shotgun sequence genomic window:
- the TYMS gene encoding thymidylate synthase, translating to MMMMICSDPPAETSPARWQGAGPCERQAAGAALVSARAGVSSVPRPRARAVARQPSPFPHGHGGGSQPCPHWDTRKARGASSAGQAGRGRGPRGQTRDRTGAGPQGSSRARPALRLAGAWRAGAGANSKSGSGAPASSGQSRRVPRSPAMPAAPEQQRPAPSPHGELQYLGQVEHILQRGHRKEDRTGTGTISAFGLQARYSLRDQFPLLTTKRVFWKGVLEELLWFIKGSTNAKELSAKGVKIWDANGSRDFLDKQGFTDRTEGDLGPVYGFQWRHFGAEYKDMNTDYSGQGVDQLQNVIDTIKNNPDDRRIIMCAWNPKDISLMALPPCHALCQFYVLNGELSCQLYQRSGDMGLGVPFNIASYSLLTYMIAHVTGLKPGEFIHTLGDAHIYLNHVEPLKIQLQREPRPFPKLRILRKIENISDFKADDFQIEDYNPHPAIKMEMAV from the exons atgatgatgatgatctgcTCTGACCCCCCCGCAGAGACTTCCCCGGCCcgctggcagggagcagggccctgCGAGAGACAAGCGGCGGGTGCAGCCCTGGTGTCTGCGCGGGCAGGTGTCAGCTCGGTGCCCCGCCCCAGGGCCCGCGCTGTGGCCAGGCAGCCAAGCCCCTTTCCTCACGGCCATGGTGgggggtcccagccctgcccacactgGGACACGAGGAAGGCGCGCGGCGCCTCCTCAGCTGGGCaggcggggcggggaagggggccgCGCGGGCAGACACGAGACAGGACCGGGGCGGGCCCCCAAGGCTCCTCCCGCGCGCGCCCGGCCCTACGATTGGCTGGCGCCTGGCGAGCCGGGGCTGGCGCCAATTCGAAGAGCGGGTCCGGAGCGCCAGCCAGCTCCGGCCAGTCCCGCCGCGTCCCGCGCAGCCCCGCCATGCCCGCCGCGCCCGAGCAGCAGCGCCCGGCGCCCTCGCCGCACGGGGAGCTGCAGTACCTGGGGCAGGTCGAGCACATCCTGCAGCGCGGCCACCGGAAGGAGGATCGGACCGGGACCGGCACCATCTCCGCGTTCGGGCTGCAGGCGCGGTACAGCCTGAGAG ATCAGTTTCCTTTGTTGACGACAAAACGAGTGTTCTGGAAGGGAGTGCTGGAAGAGCTGCTATGGTTTATCAAG GGTTCAACAAATGCTAAAGAGCTCTCTGCAAAAGGAGTGAAGATTTGGGATGCCAATGGATCACGTGACTTCTTGGATAAACAAGGTTTCACTGACAGAACAGAAGGGGATTTGGGACCAGTGTATGGTTTCCAGTGGAGACACTTTGGAGCTGAATACAAAGATATGAATACAG ATTACTCAGGCCAAGGAGTGGACCAGCTGCAGAATGTAATCGACACAATCAAAAACAATCCAGATGACAGAAGAATCATCATGTGTGCTTGGAATCCCAAAG ATATTTCACTAATGGCTTTGCCTCCATGCCACGCTCTGTGCCAGTTTTATGTTCTAAATGGTGAACTGTCTTGCCAGTTGTATCAGAGATCTGGAGACATGGGACTGGGGGTGCCTTTCAATATCGCCAGTTATTCACTGCTCACATATATGATTGCCCATGTCACAGGCCTGAAG CCTGGTGAATTCATACACACACTAGGAGATGCTCATATATATCTGAATCATGTTGAACCTTTGAAAATTCAA CTTCAGAGGGAACCACGACCTTTCCCAAAACTCAGAATTCTTCGTAAAATTGAAAACATCAGTGACTTCAAAGCAGATGACTTTCAGATTGAAGACTATAACCCACATCCAGCTATTAAAATGGAGATGGCTGTTTAA